From a single Senegalia massiliensis genomic region:
- a CDS encoding bifunctional 4-hydroxy-2-oxoglutarate aldolase/2-dehydro-3-deoxy-phosphogluconate aldolase has product MEKIINKIKKHKIISIIRINESSQIESIVGSLYKGGIRVVEVTLNTPNAFEAIKKIRKIYPDMIVGAGTVLDEMSAKLAIDSGASFLLSPILDKKTIELANRYNILIVPGVLTPTEALTAYNYGARMIKIFPARSLSPSYISDLKGPLPQLDIMAVGGISLENAEEFLSKGCSSLGIGGSIVNNYDIEKRNFLAIENKAKEFVEIAKK; this is encoded by the coding sequence TTGGAAAAGATAATTAACAAAATAAAAAAGCATAAAATAATTTCTATTATCAGAATTAATGAATCATCACAAATTGAATCTATTGTAGGAAGCTTATATAAAGGTGGTATTAGAGTTGTTGAAGTAACATTAAATACACCAAATGCTTTTGAGGCAATAAAAAAAATCAGAAAGATTTATCCAGATATGATAGTTGGTGCAGGCACTGTTTTAGATGAGATGAGTGCTAAACTTGCTATTGATAGTGGAGCTAGTTTTTTATTATCACCTATTTTAGATAAAAAAACTATAGAATTAGCTAATAGATATAATATTTTAATAGTTCCTGGTGTTTTAACTCCAACGGAAGCTTTAACAGCGTATAATTATGGAGCGAGAATGATAAAAATATTTCCTGCTAGGTCACTAAGTCCAAGTTACATATCAGATTTAAAAGGACCACTTCCACAACTTGATATTATGGCAGTAGGAGGTATTTCTTTAGAAAATGCAGAGGAGTTTTTATCTAAAGGATGTTCTTCATTAGGAATAGGTGGTTCTATTGTTAATAATTATGACATAGAAAAAAGAAATTTTTTAGCAATAGAAAACAAAGCTAAAGAGTTTGTAGAAATAGCAAAAAAATAA
- a CDS encoding 2-dehydro-3-deoxygalactonokinase, whose protein sequence is MNIILIDSGTTNSRIRLTRINSNEIIDSIKLNIGVRNTAIEGNNTILKNGLKEGLLKIINRNNLTSQEIEYIIASGMITSNLGIYEVPHIKGPASIKDFASNSVVYKSEEFLNIPIIFIPGMENSVEDENDIIFNINDYDIMRGEEVETIGLLEQINVKGKGIMILPGSHTKYIFVDEDKKLLSCLSTLGGETLLSIQKETILSKSLKKDLICTIQKDMLKKGYDAAREYGVTRGLYHVRLLDKFSELDSNYLANYYTGVIIHDDIKSLLKSLNNKEDIDWVIIGGSDPLKNVFYYLIKHLELDWNIIKANDEQVEYSTVIGSKTIASRYMKVKI, encoded by the coding sequence ATGAATATTATTTTAATAGATTCTGGTACTACCAATTCAAGGATTAGACTTACTAGAATAAATAGTAATGAAATTATAGATAGTATAAAACTTAATATAGGTGTACGAAATACAGCTATTGAAGGTAATAATACAATTTTGAAAAATGGTTTAAAAGAAGGCTTGTTAAAGATTATCAACAGAAATAATTTAACTTCACAAGAAATTGAGTATATTATAGCATCTGGTATGATTACTTCTAATTTAGGAATATATGAAGTCCCTCATATTAAAGGCCCTGCTTCTATTAAAGATTTTGCTTCAAATTCAGTTGTGTATAAATCTGAAGAGTTTTTAAATATTCCTATTATATTTATTCCTGGAATGGAAAATTCTGTGGAAGATGAAAACGATATTATATTCAATATTAATGATTATGATATAATGCGTGGAGAAGAAGTCGAGACTATAGGATTATTAGAACAAATTAATGTTAAAGGTAAAGGAATAATGATACTTCCTGGTTCTCATACTAAATATATTTTTGTTGATGAAGATAAAAAATTATTATCTTGTTTATCTACTTTAGGTGGAGAAACTCTTTTATCTATACAAAAAGAAACTATATTATCTAAGTCTTTAAAGAAGGATTTAATATGTACTATACAAAAGGACATGCTAAAAAAAGGATATGATGCTGCTAGAGAATATGGAGTTACTAGAGGACTTTATCATGTCAGGTTGTTAGATAAATTTTCTGAATTAGATAGTAATTATTTAGCTAACTATTATACAGGTGTTATTATTCATGATGATATAAAATCATTGCTTAAATCTTTAAATAACAAAGAGGATATAGACTGGGTTATAATAGGAGGCTCTGATCCTTTAAAAAATGTATTTTATTATCTAATTAAACATTTAGAATTAGATTGGAATATAATCAAAGCAAATGATGAACAAGTTGAATATTCAACAGTAATTGGATCTAAAACTATAGCATCAAGATATATGAAAGTAAAAATATAA
- a CDS encoding tripartite tricarboxylate transporter substrate binding protein, with translation MNSFIKKLISIFLIFGLVLTISVGCSDSDSGTKESSSDYPNKSIEIIVPASAGGGTDSTARALGTQLEKKLDTSIGILNKPGASGSVGMTEGANAKADGYTATMVFVELTMYKHLGLSPLTPDEFKPVAMINFDPAALTVPADAPYDTLEEFINYAKENPGEVSVGNAGTGSIWHIAAANLEKTAGIELNHVPHEGAAPAVTALVGGHIDAVTVSPAEVKSQLEAGNLKTLAVMADERSELISDVPTFKEAGLDAESIGTWRGITVPKETPDEIVETLEKGFLEAAKEKEFEDFMKNNGLGIELKNSEEFKTFIEKNEKLFGEIISDLDI, from the coding sequence ATGAATAGTTTTATAAAAAAATTAATAAGTATATTTTTAATATTTGGATTAGTGTTAACAATAAGTGTAGGTTGTAGTGATAGTGATTCTGGTACAAAAGAAAGTTCTAGTGATTATCCTAACAAGAGTATTGAGATAATAGTTCCAGCATCTGCAGGTGGAGGTACTGATTCTACTGCAAGAGCTCTAGGAACACAATTAGAAAAGAAATTAGATACATCTATAGGTATATTAAATAAGCCTGGTGCTAGTGGTTCTGTTGGAATGACTGAAGGTGCTAATGCTAAAGCTGATGGATATACTGCTACAATGGTATTTGTTGAATTAACAATGTACAAGCATTTAGGATTATCACCTTTAACTCCTGATGAATTCAAACCTGTTGCAATGATAAACTTTGATCCAGCAGCTCTTACTGTTCCAGCTGATGCACCTTATGATACATTAGAAGAATTTATTAATTATGCAAAAGAAAATCCAGGTGAAGTTAGTGTAGGGAATGCAGGTACAGGATCAATATGGCATATTGCAGCAGCAAACCTTGAAAAAACTGCAGGTATTGAATTAAACCATGTACCACATGAAGGAGCAGCTCCAGCAGTAACTGCTTTAGTAGGAGGTCATATAGATGCAGTAACTGTAAGTCCAGCTGAAGTAAAATCACAATTAGAAGCTGGAAATCTTAAAACATTAGCTGTTATGGCTGATGAACGTTCAGAATTAATATCAGATGTACCTACTTTTAAAGAAGCAGGATTAGATGCTGAAAGTATAGGAACTTGGAGAGGAATAACTGTACCTAAAGAAACTCCTGATGAAATAGTAGAAACATTAGAAAAAGGATTTTTAGAAGCAGCTAAAGAAAAAGAATTTGAGGATTTTATGAAAAACAATGGATTAGGAATTGAATTAAAGAATTCAGAAGAATTTAAAACATTTATAGAAAAAAATGAAAAACTTTTTGGTGAGATAATTAGTGATTTAGATATATAA
- a CDS encoding tripartite tricarboxylate transporter TctB family protein — translation MKKGNIVSGIIIIITSLFFYFNTSSFKKLDNQVIGADFMPKLYAILLIALGIILIIQNYKKEENKEENKESYYKYSLITMVLLLIYIIIIPILGFYSSTILLVLSLLLFSKTQNKIILITIPIATSLFIFLFFDILLNVAMPTGLIF, via the coding sequence ATGAAAAAGGGAAATATTGTTAGTGGGATTATTATTATAATTACTTCTCTATTTTTCTATTTTAATACTTCTAGCTTTAAAAAGTTAGACAATCAAGTTATAGGCGCAGACTTTATGCCAAAGTTATATGCCATTTTATTGATTGCATTAGGGATAATTTTGATAATTCAAAATTATAAAAAGGAAGAAAATAAAGAAGAAAATAAAGAAAGCTATTATAAATATTCATTAATTACTATGGTATTACTATTAATATATATTATTATAATTCCTATTTTAGGATTTTATAGTTCAACAATATTACTTGTTTTAAGTTTATTACTTTTTTCTAAAACTCAGAATAAAATTATATTAATAACTATACCTATTGCTACAAGTTTATTTATATTTTTATTTTTTGATATACTACTGAATGTTGCTATGCCAACGGGATTAATTTTTTAA